GGTGTTACATGGACTCCCGGACTCCCCTGTTTCAAGGGGCTAGCTTGACTGATTCCCCTTGAAATAGGTATAATAACTCATATCAATCCACATTTAGAAGCGTTGAGAAAGACACCAATGTTAGAAATGGACGGTACAGAGAGAGGAACCTTGGCTGCAAGTTCCTTCCGAAACCAACTGGCATTGACCCCTTTCGAGCTGCAGAGTTGAATTCGTAATCACCAACGTGAGTGCGTTAGTATTCCCTGCCGGGTCATGACCGTTATACATGCCTGAGAACTGGTTGTTATCTATTGCCAGTTGATGGAGGGTGGAACCACGGGCCGCATACAGAGCACCCGTCCCTTTCGGGACGAGGTGTTTTTTTGTACGCCAGAATAGTATAAATTTCAATGTCTTTATACTCATCTGATCGCTCGATACAAACGTTTACCTCCGTCCTAAGGACGGTGAATCCGTTTTACTTGTACGCCGGAAAAGGTATAAACTTTATGTTTTCACATTAAAGGGAGGAAGAGAAATGTCTGTTCAAGTAACATTGCCTGATGGAGCGGTACGGACTTATGATGCAGGTGTAACTGTTGAGGATGTAGCTTTTTCTATAAGTCCTGGACTTAAGAAGGTTGCGGTTGCGGGAAAAGTAAATGGGAAGGTAGTAGATGTCAGTACACCGATTTCTGAAGATGTAGCGCTTGAAATCGTTACATTGGATAATGCTGAAGGTCTAGAGGTTATGCGCCACAGTACGGCTCATTTGCTCGCACAAGCGATTAAACGAATTTATGGTGCTGACAAGGTGAAGCTCGGAATTGGTCCGGTGATCGAGGATGGCTTCTATTACGATATCGATTTGGAGCAATCCATTACTCCTGAGGATCTTGTGAAAATCGAGAAGGAAATGGATAAGATCGTTAAAGAGAATTTGCCCATCACAAGACGTGAGGTTAGCAGGGAAGAGGCTCTTCGCATATTTGAAGAAGCTTCGGATCCCTTAAAGCTTGAGCTGATCCGTGATTTGCCTGAAGGCGTAGCGATTACCATCTATGATCAAGGGGAGTTTTTCGACCTTTGTCGTGGACCTCACCTACCATCAACTGGACGAATTAAAACGTTTAAGCTGCTGAGTGTTGCGGGTGCCTATTGGCGTGGAGATAGCAAAAACAAGATGCTGCAGCGGATTTACGGTACAGCTTTCGCGAAGAAAACGGAGCTGGAGGAGCATCTTCATTTTCTGGAGGAAGCTAAGAAGCGGGATCATCGTAAGCTCGGCCGTGAGCTGAAAATGTTTACTTTTTCCCGTGAGGTAGGTCAAGGATTGCCGTTATGGCTTCCATATGGAGCGAAGGTGCGTCAAACGCTTGAACGTTATATCGTAGATTTGGAAGAAAGACTTGGATATAGTCATGTATATACGCCTGTGTTAGCGAATGTTGATTTATATAAAATATCTGGTCACTGGGAGCATTATCAAGAGGATATGTTTCCTAAAATGACTTTGGATAACGAAGAGCTAGTTCTTCGTCCAATGAACTGTCCGCACCATATGATGGTATACAAGAGTGATATGCGCAGCTACCGCGATCTACCTGTCCGTATTGCTGAGTTGGGCACTATGCACCGTTATGAAATGTCTGGAGCGTTAACAGGCTTACACCGGGTACGTGCAATGACGCTAAATGATGCTCATATCTTTTGTCGGATGGATCAAATTAAAGAAGAGTTCACTCGCGTAGTAAATCTTATTCGCCAAGTGTACGAGGATTTCGGCATTAAGGAGTACCGTTTCCGTCTGTCTTACCGGGATCCGAAGGATACTGAGAAGTACTGGCCGGACGATGAAATGTGGGATACAACGCAAAGAATGCTGCGTGAGGTAGTGGAAGAGCTTGATTTACCTTTCTTCGAAGCAGAAGGTGAAGCGGCATTCTATGGTCCGAAGCTTGATGTGCAAATTAAAACTGCGCTAGGCAAGGAAGAAACATTGTCGACTGCGCAGATCGATGTTCTACTTCCAGAACGCTTTCAATTGGAATATGTCGGGGAGGATGGCAAGAAGCACCGTCCTGTCGTTATTCACCGAGGTATCATAAGCACAATGGAGCGCATGACAGCATTCCTGCTGGAAAACTTCGCAGGTGCTCTGCCATTGTGGCTGTCGCCGGTACAAGCTAAGCTCATTCCTGTAAATCCAATCTATGAGCCTTTTGTTAAAGAGGTTGAGGAGAAGCTACAGCGTGCGGGTGTACGAGTAGAATCGGATTTACGCAATGAGAAGCTCGGCTACAAAATTAGAGAAGCGCAGCTTGAGAAAATACCGTATATGCTTGTTATCGGGGAAAATGAGTCGCTTAACGGAACTGTATCTGTTCGTCGTCGTGGAGAAGGCGATCTTGGCGCTCAAGCGGTTGAAGAGTTTGTTACTCGTATTACCGGTGAAATAGCATCTAAACGAATTGACTAAGGACTCTATTGTCCCTTTAGGTAGTTAGATGAGGTTGCCCTTAAGTTTATGACTTATGGGCGCCTCTTTTTCTTACAATATAAGAAATTATAAAATCAGTACCCTATTTAAGCGATGCCAGACAGTTTATAACCTACCGAATTCCACTACTTCTGCTACAATCTGCATACCGATTACGATCTTGCTTGCGGCAGCTCGTGTCCTAGCTAACGAACCGTATCGTGCTTATTACCGAAAAATTAACTACTAATTTGTTCTTACGAACTGCATTGGCGCTATTGAGTAAAATATAGGAGGAACGACGCTACTTTACTGGATATAAGATGTCTGGAGTTCGTAAAAATATAAAACCATTAGATTTTGATCAAATAAGAGTTACTGAGTTCCTAAGCAATATGTGACGCAATTCATTTCTAAATAACCTCCGACATAAACGTTGAACGCAGTGAAAAGACGGCGTCAGCCGTTTATGTTTGTGTATAGCGTATGTATGTCGTTTATTTTCTAGTAAATGTAAATTATTCTCTTTTTCTCGCGTTTATGATAGAATGAGAGATACTTCAAATATGCATCCTTTTAGGAGTGGCTGGATACATGAACTTCCTCCGTGATTCTAATTTACCGGAAGCATTCTGGTCAGAAGATGAAGTGTTGGGCGAGCTATATACTCAGATGTTAAAGGTCGTTCGCCATAAGCTGTGGCACAAGAGCGACGCGGGTGATGTGGTGCAAGAGGCTTGGGTGCGTATTCTAGAAAAGAGGTCTACGCTCCGTCACAAAGAAAAGCTAATTCCATGGGCGAAAGCGATTGCTTCTAACCTTGCCTCCAATGCCAATCGGGCAAGGCGCCATGAGAAGATGTTCGATCACCTAGAGGATGAGTTTGCCGGAACGACACCAGTCTTTGATTCAGAATCGATGATGGAGCTGTCCGATTTGTTAGGACGGTTGGATCCAGTGACAAGAACGCTGCTTCTTTACAAATTTTATTATGGGTTGAAGGATGCTGAAATCGCTTCAGCACTCCAGTTGCCGGTGGGGACGGTCAAAGCCCGAATCCATCGTGGTAAGGCCAGATTAAAAACTCAGGCAAAAGCAGAAGAAAGCCATACATAATCCCATTACTCACTGTTCATGATAAAGTCATGGAGGTGAGAACAACAATGGCAAAGAACAAAAAGCAAAAAGCCGGTAATGCAAATGCCAATGAGTTTCAGACAGAGTTTGCAACCGAATCCAATGCGACTAACAGCAGCGGTACCAATAAAGCTGCGCAAAAAAATTCGCAATCCAATCGATAACGAACAATTACTGCGTCACGTTTAGGTCAGGTTAATAACTGAATAACACGATTAAAGAGAGGATCCTCAAGGGGATCCTTTCTTTTTGTCGAAAAACGGTATATAATGTTAGAAAATCTAACGTAATTTGACAAATAACATGTCGGAGTGATGAGTGATGGCGCAATGGCAACGGTGGCTTCGGAGTTACGGGAAGGGATTAAATAAAATTCAGAGACCGAATCAATCAAATGTTTCCGCGCTGGAAGACAATGCTTCCACTAGCGCAAATCCGGAAACGCTCCGCCATATGGTGGAGGAAGCTGTAGTCATATCGGATCGTCTTCAGGCAGCCGTATCAGAAGTGGACTCAAGTATGGGTCAATTGAATATTATTGCCGATCGAGTAACTGAGCAGGAAGAGAAGCTGAGGGAAAACAGCAAAACTGCGATGACTCGATTAGATGAAGCCTTCTCCTCGCTGCAAGAGGTAGCAGCTGCATCACAAGAAATTCGTGGTGTTACGGAGGAGTTAAATTCGCAAAGCCGGAAGACTAAGGATGTTGTTATTGATGTATGTCGTTCGCTTAATCATACCGACGAAGTGATGAACGATCTATCCAAAAATCACGGCACGATGGAGGAGCGGGTAAATGGATTAATTGCCCAAGCATCTAAAATCGGTGAAATTAATGAATTGATTCAGGAAATTGTTACCCAGACATCGCTACTTGCTCTCAATGCAGCAATCGAGGCAGCGCACGCTGGAGAACACGGCCGTGGGTTTGCCATAGTGGCTCAAGAAATCCGGAAGCTGGCTGAGCAAAGCGGACAGGCTGTTAAGCGCTCGACCAGCATAGTTCAAAATATCGAGTCGGGTATTCGCCAAGTCGTTAGCTCAGTTGAACGTGAAAAAAACTCTGTATCCCTCGGTTTGGAGGAAATGAACAAAACGCGGGAGAAGATGGATATTATCTTTAACTCCTTCTCGGAGGTCGATGTACACGTTAGTAAAACATTGGAATTTGCAGTTGGACAAGCGAATCTAACAGCTGCAACGAATACGATGCTTGAGCAGGTTGTCGAATCTGTGGGTTTGACTATGGGCAGCGTGGATGATACTTTGGCTCAGAACAAACAGCAAAGAACGGAAATCAACAATCTTGGACGAGTATCGGAGCAGCTTAAGGAATCAGCTGATGAGCTGGTAAGCGCTATACAAAGCACTGGAGGGCTTGTATGGGAGGGTGCTGTCGCTACGGATACTTCGCGTTGGACCGAGCTATTACGTACATTAACTTCTAATCCTGATCTTGCTGGGATGGCTATGGAAGTGCATCGTGAAGTTTTGGGCAGTTGTCTTACGCGGACTACGGGCATGGAGGCGATATGGTCAAACCGAAGCGACGGCTCGTTTGTTTATTCTGAGCCGGCGGCGGGATTGCTGAATGCAAGAGGGCGCGAATGGTGGAAGCGGGCAATGGCTGGGGATATTTATATTTCTGAGGTCTACATATCTGCTATAACGAAACGACCATGCTTAACCGTCTCAATGTCACTACGGAGTAATGATGGAGTGGCTATTGGAGTCATTGGCATTGATATTGTGGTTTCTTAACCATGTCATGGCCAACGAATCAAACAGAGCTTTCCTCTCTGCGGGCAAGTTGCTCGAAAAATTAGCGCAACTCGCCCCAAGAGTGCCCCACTGCGAGCGAGTAGCTCAAAATATTCGTACATCTCGCCCCAAGCAAGCTCTCTGAGGGCGAGTAGCTCGAAATATTCGTGCATCTCGCCCCAAGCAAGCTCTTTGAGGGCGAGTAGCACGAAAAATTAGCACAACTCTCCCCAAACATGCCTCACTGTGGGCGAGTAACTCGAAATATTGGCACATCTCGCCCCAAGTAAGCTCTCTGAGAGCGAGTAGCACGAAAAATTAGCACAACTCTCCCCAAACATACCTCACTGCGAGCGAGTAGCTCGAAATATTCGTACATCTCGCCCCAAGCAAGCTCTCTGAGAGCGAGTAGCACGAAAAATTAGCACAACTCTCCCCAAACATACCTCACTGCGAGCGAGTAGCACGAAAAATTAGCACAACTCTCCCCAAACATACCTTACTGCGGGCGAGTAACTCGAAATATTCGTACATCTCGCCCCAAGTAAGCTCTCTGAGAGCGAGTAGCACGAAAAATTAGCACAACTCTCCCCAAACATGCCCCACTGCGTGCGAGTAGCTCAAAATGTTAGTCAAGCAAGGGACAGCCGCTCTGACTTACCCCTTAATGTTCAATCAATCACCTCGGTCTGTAGACCGAGGCAAACTTACAACTCGCGCCGCTGTTAATTCTTGTAGTTTATTCGGTATACTGATTACAATAAGAAATAAGTAAAGTTGTAACGGAGGATAAAGCTATGCAATCATCGACCATGCATAGAATGCTATGGGGAATTGTTGTCGTCATTATCGGAGTCGTCTTCTTATTGAACCAAACAGGACTAGTAAGTATTAACATTGGACAATTGATGTCGACTTTCTGGCCGGTCTTACTAATTGTGTTCGGGTTTCAAGGGCTAGTTCAGCAGCGTGGAAACGCTTATTTGTGGAATTTACTAACGGTTATTATCGGATTTTTGTTTTTGGGGCGGAATATGGGATGGATGGATTGGAGCTTCTCCGATATGTTCCGGTTTATTGGTCCGATTGCCATCATTATTTGGGGCTTTAACATGATTTTTTGTGGTAATCGTCGTAAGAATAAGCGGCGTGATGAGGAGAGCAAGGAGCAGTGGAGCCACTTCACACCCCCTACTTCTTCTGCACCTCCAGGACCTCCTCCAGCACCTCCTGCTTGGGATGAATTTGACCGGAGGGAATCAGGAGAATTTAGCCAACAGCCTAAGCAGTCTTATTCAGAGCAATCTTCGTCCACTAGTGAAGGGCAGTCGAATCCCAAGAAGGCTTCCTTCTATGGATGGGAGCAGAGGCATGAGCATCGAGACTGGTGGAAGGCCAACGATTGGCATAACCCGAATCGGGTGAACCATAGTCGGTTTATCGGGGATGTGCATCTTGGCAATGATTATTGGGAGCTTAAACCAATGAGCATTTCACATTTTATAGGCGACACAACTCTTGATTTAACTAAAGCGCAAATTCCGATTGGCGAAACAAGGGTATATGTTTCCTCATTTATTGGGGATGTGAAGGTATATGTTCCTAATGATCATAGCGTAGGGCTGCAGATTGTATCTAGCTGCTTGATCGGAGATGTTAAAGTGCTAGATCAAAAGCGCGGAGGTTTTTTTAACCAAATGTCAGTGGAAACACCAAGATATGCAGATACCGATAAACGCGTAGTGCTTATCGTCAGCAGCTTTATTGGCGATGTACGCGTGACGAAGGTAGGCTAAGCGATGTTGAAAACGGTCCGTACTAGTAAATGGGCTTCATCTATCTATGCAGGATTGACAGCATTTGCTTTGATGGTGCTGCTGTACTATTGCTGGGTTAACCAAACTGATAATCCTCCTTCAATTAGAACTTGGCTGGGCTGGACCAGTATAATCGCGCTTGGACAGATGGCTATTTCTTATGGTTTTGCTCAAAGCACACAACGGAAGCTTGATCAAATGCAGCTTGTCATGAAACAAGCTTCTGCAGGGCATTGGGATTTACGCTTACCAGAGGTTGAAGGAGATGCCTTCACTGGGGCGAATCGAGAGCTAAATCATTTGCTTAAACAGCTAGAATCCAAGCTCAAGCTTCTCCAGCAGCTAGGCGAAAGAGAGGCGCTGGTAGAAGCATCCTCTCAGGAAGCTGCTGTGCTTGAGGAAAGAAGACGGCTTGCCAGGGATTTGCATGACACAGTTAGCCAGCAATTGTTTGCCTTACACATGTCGGCCTCTGCCTTGCCAAAGCTGTTGGAGCGAGATGCTGATCAGGCGCAGAGGGTAATGGAGCAGCTAATTGCAATGTCTTCCTCTGCGCAACGTCAAATGCGTGGGCTCATTGCTCAACTAAGGCCTATGGAATTGCAAGGTAGAACGCTTGAAGAAGCGTTAGAACGTTGGTTTCCCGAGTATTGTAGACAGAATGGGCTTCAAGGAACACTTGAAATCCAAAAAAAAGGCTTGTTATCTGAAGCGATTGAGCATCAGTTGTTCCTTGTTATTCAAGAGGCGATGGCCAACGTGGTTAAGCATGCGGAAGCGCAGGCCGTTCGCCTGTTTCTGGGAGAAACGGATAGTCAAATTTCCCTCACTATAGAAGATAATGGCTCGGGGTTCAGGGGAGAGCAGGTTAGAGAAGGGGCTTACGGCTTGTCTACTATGCGCGAGCGTGCTCAGAAGCTTGGCGGTGAAGCGGAGATTGTCACTAAGCTGGGCTCAGGTACCCGCGTAAGGGTTTGGTTCCCGAAATTTGAATCAGAATCACTATAATAATAAGCTAATTGGGCATAGGAGCGTATGGAGATGACAGAGCTACCGGGTTCCCCATGGAAAGTACTTATCGTGGATGACCATGAGATGGTTAGAATGGGCTTGCGTACTTATTTAATGCTAGATTCGAGATTTGAAGTCATAGGGGAAGCTGCGAGTGGTAAGGCTGCTATAGAATCATTAGAGATCGGTGGCTACCAAGGGGCAATGCCACAAATTGTGCTAATGGATTTAATGATGCCTGAGATGAATGGCGTTGATGCTACGCGAATTCTCATTAGTAAATATCCTGAGCTTAGAATCATTATTCTTACGAGCTTCCTTGAGGATGAGAAGGTAGTGGCAGCGATTGAAGCGGGAGCAGTCAGCTATGTGTTGAAAACGGTATCTGCAGAGGAGTTAATCTATGCCATGCAGGGGGCCGTTAAGAACATGCCGGTTATGAGTAGTGATGTCTCACAAGCTCTAACACGCGGGCTTCGTAAACGTTCTACAAGTCATGAGGTTGAGGGTTTAACGGAGCGAGAGCGTGAGGTTCTTCTCCTTATAGCAGAAGGGAAGTCCAATAAGGACATTGGTGATGAACTGCACATTAGCATCAAAACAGTAAAAACACACGTCAGCAATCTGCTTATGAAATGTGATTTAGAGGATCGAACCCAGCTTGCAATCTATGCTCATCGAAAAGGATGGGCGAAAGAGGAATAAATATTGGACTAATGGAAACGATAGTAAGAAAAAAAGGGGATTTTCACAGGATGCACGCTATTCCCTCCACACTAACCTCGCAGGTGAAGGACTTTGTAATTACAAAAAATGCATTATCGGAAGTGGGATTTACTTTAGGTGGTAATTGGGATTATGTCCACGGCTCGTTCGATTGTGCTTTGGACGATGCGAATAAAGTATGGCTACGCTTGCCGTTTAATGTAACCGTCGGCGATCTGGACAGCGAATCTCAAGAGAGCGATGCAGAAATTCAGTTTAATGAGCCGTATGTTCTAAAGCATGTATATAATGAAGGTTTAGACCATGAGGCTCAGCCACGTGCAATGGGGGCATTATTCGATCAGTTTTCCGATCCAGTGGATTCTGATGATGAAATCGAGTCGCATTGGATCGAACAAGCTAAGAAGAAGCTGGCTAGTGTAGAAGCGATCTATCCGCAATAAGACAAGCGGCACGCAGGTGCCGTTTCTTTATTGTCTCTGGAGACATTTTTTCTCCGCTTTTACTTCATCTTCATTTAAGTTTAAGATAGTTTTAAGGTAACTGGTTTAATATACAGATATGAAATACAGAACAACGTCAGCCTTAGCTGCGCGAGGAGGCAATAATTATGGAAGATCAGAACAAAAAACCGGAAGAAACGAATGGTTTCACATATGATCAGGAGAAAAGGGATGATCCTTACGCGGATGTCCGTAGGGAATCTGCTCCCTATACATTCGGTCCATTCGGACCCAATCAAAGCTATGATACGAATGGACAATCGAATCCAGATCAGCCGGCGAGAGCGCTGGATGTAACACCTACCTCTACGAAGGAATACCGTCCTTTCACCGTTTCGGGTGGCCCAGCTCGCAATGACTGGGGGAACAAGCCCCCTCGGCGTACTTCGTTCCGTGCAATCTTTGCTTCATTTTTAGTGGGGGTTCTTGTTGTTGGTGGACTGATGTTTACAGCTGATAGGCAGAACTGGTTTTCTTCCGAGTTACTCGGTGGGACTACTCAAGTGAAAGATACTTCTGTTAAAGCAGCGAGTAACCCAATCGCGAATACAAGCGATATCGTTCGTCCGAACAATATTGCTACAATTTTCAAGCAATCATCTCCTGCTGTTGTTAAGATTGAAACCTTTGCAAACGCGCCGAAGAGCAGTGGTGGCGGGATGCTAGACGATGACTTTTTCCGTCAGTTTTTCGGTGATGATAGCGGAAGCAGCAGAGGTGGCAACAATGATGATTCGAAAGGTGAGCTACAACCAAACGGTATGGGCTCGGGATTTATATTCGACTCTACGGGATACATTCTAACGAATCAGCACGTTATTGCGGGTGCTAAAGAAATTAAAGTCACGATAGAAGGATACGAAAAGCCTTTAGTTGCACAATTGCTTGGCTCGAGCTATGAGCTTGATCTAGCTGTACTTAAAATTGAAGGCAAAGAATTCCCAACCTTAAAGCTCGGTGATTCAAGCAGCTTGAACATGGGAGATTGGGTTGTAGCAATCGGGAACCCGTATGGATTTGAGCATACCATTACTGTAGGTGTTTTGAGCTCCAATGAGCGTAAGATTAGCATACAAGATACGGCTGGAACTCGTAATTACGAGCATCTCTTGCAAACGGATGCTTCTATTAATCCAGGCAACTCCGGCGGTCCCCTTCTTAATCTAAAGGGCGAGGTTATAGGGATCAATACGGCCGTCAGCACACAGGCACAAGGTATTGGTTTTGCTATTCCGACTAGCACGATTACAGAAGTGCTTGAACAATTGAAGAGCAATACGAAAATTCCGCAAAAGCCAGCACCATTCATCGGCGCTAGTCTTACTGATGTGACGGCGGATATCGCTAAGCGTTTAGGTCTTGATCTGGAAACAAAGGGCTCCTTCGTGACGGAGGTTCTGTTCAACACTCCAGCTTATAAAGGGGATCTCAGACAATACGACGTTATTACCGGGATAGATAATACGAGCTATAACACGTCTACAGATTTAATTGCTGCGATTAAGAAGAAGTCTGTTGGAGACAAGGTTGCCTTAAATGTACTACGCGGAGAAAAGAAAATAGATGTGACGGTTGAAATTGGGGATAAGAATGAATTCCAAACTCCAACTAAGTAAATAAATGTGGTGTTTTCAAAGCTGTAACCTATAATGAAAAATATATGAAATGTGGCGGGAAACCGGAATGAGGTTGTCCCGCCCTTGTTGTTTTTGCTTGTGTTAATTGTACAGGAGGACGAGCCCAATGAGACCCCATATCGCTGTTATTGATGATGATGAGAAAATTACTGCCCTGCTAAGGAGAAGCTTGGCATTTGAAGGCTACGAAATATCTACAGCTCCAGACGGCTCGGAGGGATTGAAGCTTCTTAATCAAAGGCAGGTAGACCTCGTTATTCTTGACGTGATGATGCCGAGAATGGATGGATGGGAAGTATGCAGACGACTTCGTGAAGCGGGGTTAACCTCGCCTATATTATTGCTAACTGCAAAGGATGAAGTGACGGACCGGGTTAAGGGATTGGATTTAGGTGCGGACGATTATCTCGTTAAGCCATTCGCCCTTGAGGAGTTAATGGCACGGGTGCGTGCTTTGCTGCGCAGACGTCCTGATAAGGCGGAAGAAGGGGGCAATTTCCGCTATGAGGATCTCCTGCTTGATGTGGATGGTCGGGAAACACTACGAGGAGATCGCAGAATTGAGCTGACGGCTAAAGAATTCGATTTACTGCATCTTTTTATGCAAAATCCTAAAAGGGTGCTTTCAAGGGATCTCATCATGGAGCGTATATGGGGATATGATTATAGCGGGGAGTCCAACGTGCTGGAGGTTTACGTCGCCATGCTAAGGCAGAAGCTGGAGGACAGCGGTGAAAGGCGATTGATTCAGACGGTGAGAGGCGCAGGATACGTTCTGAAGGGAGACAGCTAAGCATGTCCATCCGGCTACGATTAACCTTATGGTACTCGGGACTGTTCGCTGTCGCATTCGTGTTTTTCGGCATTATTGTATACAATGTGATCTACCATAACACGATGAATGATCTGGAGAGACGAATAACGCAGGTGGCAACTAAAGTCCAAGCAACAAGAACAGGCTTCTCCCAGTTTAATCTAAATTCTTCCGCTCCCGGCTTTAATGCCTCCATCATTGGCATTCAGCTTACCACTTATACGAAAGACCCGACTGGTATTGTTTCGGGTAAGTCCAACAATCTAGTCAATTGGAATATTACGTTTCCGTACCCTGATTATCAGCATGTCCATGAAAGATTTGTATCGCAAGATGTAGAGGGTGCGACATTCTTTATCTATGAAATACCTGTTGTGGATGATTCCCGCAATGGTGTAATTGGGTTGTTGCAGGTTGGAGTTTCCATCTATAACGAAATGAATTTATTTAATCAGCTGAGAACAATATTATGGATATCTGGAATCGGTGGATTGATTGCTGCGTTTGGGCTAGGCATGTTTCTTTCTCGCAAAGCGCTAATGCCGATCAACAGGGTTACAGAAGCTGCGGAGCGAATCCAGAGCGGCTCGGGGCTTGGTTTAAGAATTCCCCGGGAGAAGCCTAATGATGAGATCGGCAGGCTGACGGATACGTTAAATGGAATGCTTTCAGGTATGGAAAGGGCATATAAAAACTTGGAGGATTCCAATGCTGCGCAAAGAAGGTTCGTTTCCGATGCGTCTCATGAGCTTCGTACACCGTTAACTACCATTCGCGGTAACGTCGATTTGCTAGAGAAAATATGGCTTAACGACAAACGATTGAATCCAGATCATGTTGAAGAAGATCAAGAAAAGCAAGAGAGAGGCGCTTTGTCAGCAGTTGATATTCAGCAAATGTCTCTGGAATCGATAAGGGATATTGCTGATGAGGCGAGGCGGATGAGTGGCTTAGTCAATGATTTGCTGAGCTTAGCCAGGGCTGACGCTGGGTACTCCATGGAGATGGAAAGCTTGTCGTTGCGCGCCCTAGTGGAAGAGGCATCGCGCAGGGCTTCGTTCTTACCACGGAAATCGGAATGGGTGGTAGGTCCGATAGATGCTCTAGATGGTGTAGAGGTTCGGGGCAATCGGGACTACTTACTGCAATTGTTATTTATACTCATTGAGAATGGCTTTAAGTATACGCCATCTGGCTTCGTGCGCTTGTATGCTGTGCAATCTGCTGAGTATGTAGGTTTAACGGTTGCAGATACTGGAATTGGCATTAGTGCCGAGGAAGTACCTCATATATTCGAAAGATTTTATCGTGTCGATGTGTCGCGTGGTGAAACATCAGGAACGGGCTTAGGACTTTCCATTGCCAAGTGGATTGCCGATATGCATCAGGCCAAGCTCGAGGTCACGACCCAGCTTGGGGAAGGCACAGCTTTTACGCTGTGGCTGCCAATTATTAAGAGAGCTCCAGTAGAAGTGTAACACTATAAATTGAAGCAGCAGAACCGATAATCGGGACTGCTGCTTCTTTGACGCTCAGGTTACATTCAGGTTGCCTTTTCCCTGTCTCGGTAATAAGCTATAATAGAGTAAGAGTAGCTAAGCCCATCGCTCTCCTTGAAGAGATGATTCGTAATTTGGGCGGGAAAGCAGGCGTGTGAAATGGAAGTTGTAAAAATATCTCCTAGGGGCTATTGCTATGGCGTAGTAGATGCAATGGTGTTGGCGCTACAGACAGCGCGTAACCTTGATCTGCCTCGGCCTATCTATATACTAGGTATGATTGTTCATAATAGCCATGTAACGGAATCATTTAAAGCAGAAGGTGTTATTACGTTAGATGGAAGTGACCGTCTGGAAATTCTAGAGCAGATTGAGCAGGGC
This portion of the Cohnella abietis genome encodes:
- a CDS encoding sensor histidine kinase, translated to MSIRLRLTLWYSGLFAVAFVFFGIIVYNVIYHNTMNDLERRITQVATKVQATRTGFSQFNLNSSAPGFNASIIGIQLTTYTKDPTGIVSGKSNNLVNWNITFPYPDYQHVHERFVSQDVEGATFFIYEIPVVDDSRNGVIGLLQVGVSIYNEMNLFNQLRTILWISGIGGLIAAFGLGMFLSRKALMPINRVTEAAERIQSGSGLGLRIPREKPNDEIGRLTDTLNGMLSGMERAYKNLEDSNAAQRRFVSDASHELRTPLTTIRGNVDLLEKIWLNDKRLNPDHVEEDQEKQERGALSAVDIQQMSLESIRDIADEARRMSGLVNDLLSLARADAGYSMEMESLSLRALVEEASRRASFLPRKSEWVVGPIDALDGVEVRGNRDYLLQLLFILIENGFKYTPSGFVRLYAVQSAEYVGLTVADTGIGISAEEVPHIFERFYRVDVSRGETSGTGLGLSIAKWIADMHQAKLEVTTQLGEGTAFTLWLPIIKRAPVEV
- a CDS encoding S1C family serine protease — protein: MEDQNKKPEETNGFTYDQEKRDDPYADVRRESAPYTFGPFGPNQSYDTNGQSNPDQPARALDVTPTSTKEYRPFTVSGGPARNDWGNKPPRRTSFRAIFASFLVGVLVVGGLMFTADRQNWFSSELLGGTTQVKDTSVKAASNPIANTSDIVRPNNIATIFKQSSPAVVKIETFANAPKSSGGGMLDDDFFRQFFGDDSGSSRGGNNDDSKGELQPNGMGSGFIFDSTGYILTNQHVIAGAKEIKVTIEGYEKPLVAQLLGSSYELDLAVLKIEGKEFPTLKLGDSSSLNMGDWVVAIGNPYGFEHTITVGVLSSNERKISIQDTAGTRNYEHLLQTDASINPGNSGGPLLNLKGEVIGINTAVSTQAQGIGFAIPTSTITEVLEQLKSNTKIPQKPAPFIGASLTDVTADIAKRLGLDLETKGSFVTEVLFNTPAYKGDLRQYDVITGIDNTSYNTSTDLIAAIKKKSVGDKVALNVLRGEKKIDVTVEIGDKNEFQTPTK
- a CDS encoding response regulator transcription factor — protein: MRPHIAVIDDDEKITALLRRSLAFEGYEISTAPDGSEGLKLLNQRQVDLVILDVMMPRMDGWEVCRRLREAGLTSPILLLTAKDEVTDRVKGLDLGADDYLVKPFALEELMARVRALLRRRPDKAEEGGNFRYEDLLLDVDGRETLRGDRRIELTAKEFDLLHLFMQNPKRVLSRDLIMERIWGYDYSGESNVLEVYVAMLRQKLEDSGERRLIQTVRGAGYVLKGDS
- a CDS encoding response regulator yields the protein MTELPGSPWKVLIVDDHEMVRMGLRTYLMLDSRFEVIGEAASGKAAIESLEIGGYQGAMPQIVLMDLMMPEMNGVDATRILISKYPELRIIILTSFLEDEKVVAAIEAGAVSYVLKTVSAEELIYAMQGAVKNMPVMSSDVSQALTRGLRKRSTSHEVEGLTEREREVLLLIAEGKSNKDIGDELHISIKTVKTHVSNLLMKCDLEDRTQLAIYAHRKGWAKEE
- a CDS encoding YugN family protein encodes the protein MHAIPSTLTSQVKDFVITKNALSEVGFTLGGNWDYVHGSFDCALDDANKVWLRLPFNVTVGDLDSESQESDAEIQFNEPYVLKHVYNEGLDHEAQPRAMGALFDQFSDPVDSDDEIESHWIEQAKKKLASVEAIYPQ